The proteins below come from a single Cupriavidus pauculus genomic window:
- a CDS encoding penicillin-binding protein activator LpoB, producing MNKRMTTRMGRLVAWCGALGAALWLGGCAVTDVGRAPAIARGDTVAMLPIVNYTETPQAGLRAEAITESLLKTNGIASVKRYPASLNPETLFEPTERESVGKALEWARGERARYALTGAVQEWRYKVGVDGEPAVGISLQLIDVSSGDVVWSATGSDSGWSRESLSGTAQKLLRRLLAPLTQG from the coding sequence ATGAACAAGCGGATGACGACTCGCATGGGACGCCTGGTGGCGTGGTGCGGCGCGCTCGGCGCGGCGCTGTGGCTGGGCGGCTGCGCGGTGACGGATGTGGGCCGCGCGCCCGCGATCGCGCGCGGCGATACGGTGGCGATGCTGCCGATCGTGAACTACACGGAAACGCCGCAGGCCGGCCTGCGCGCGGAAGCGATCACCGAGTCGCTGCTCAAGACCAACGGTATCGCCAGCGTCAAGCGCTACCCGGCCAGCCTGAACCCGGAAACGCTGTTCGAGCCGACGGAGCGCGAGTCGGTGGGCAAGGCCCTCGAGTGGGCACGCGGCGAGCGCGCGCGCTACGCGCTGACCGGCGCCGTGCAGGAATGGCGCTACAAGGTTGGCGTGGATGGCGAGCCGGCCGTCGGCATCTCGCTGCAGCTGATCGACGTGTCGAGCGGCGACGTGGTCTGGTCGGCCACCGGCAGCGACAGCGGCTGGAGCCGCGAATCGCTGTCCGGCACCGCGCAGAAGCTGCTGCGCCGCCTGCTGGCGCCGCTGACGCAAGGTTGA
- a CDS encoding tetratricopeptide repeat protein, with protein sequence MSSNPSKSVAPVERERLLPPALVLTFTAMVGIGLGLMFPRETLRERLLGQGRTVDGLTVAYLEAWSRVAPNDVSFMGVLAEQYARSGRLDDAEKLLDRMQSVQGIDASGPILRTRIDITLQRAYAAQPDTPERAEHMAHMKSLLETATGDRMLARWSLAELQGLATQASQAGMTDSAGKLYRALATRDPAHADFYNKQLAGIALGSGDYRESARALFDAQARAANPDEQRKLFLQALQTLQSGNLLEEALIEADRRGGKLLGDPDVLRYLTKLALAANRPDVAARYVERLLKLSSLGTGQHLADGTVLGPVAAPVADAHVVGSHVVPMAAAVRRVSDAEPWLARNFVYLDGPRGVARREAMGEDFGIRKVADERPAQAPAAAQAPSQAQAQAQAKADVATATAEGKPFNPDDYELAYRVFLAAGNLDQAMRVAQTAVQKLPGQMVWRERLAQVAEWNRQPTIALQNWLEYAQATNEERAWNNVLRLAPGLSDDRAYLAALRHRATRGDLKTVDEVVAAYERLGEPEAAMAFLDSLSNGPHAREVMERNAELAERAGQDDRAFALYGQLERRFGASPQYAVKRANMLYVKGRLSQAMDAMLPARAKAGPKDTLYWRTFTELAKLTQRDELLRDAYRQMLISVGQPQDAECMKMPAGAARNDCLSEVRDTEEADFSNLIAYYDKTPIDAGRIAEAGWNKHHKMSQLELAVYYYTRAHAWIRLERLLSGLTPEERREANQSARFVMRRAEYYRATGQRDKSLADLRHAVSLPDADSETYAGLLWALVDMGTDDEVRAVMARLRNEAEDDPSLWGAYAAGSMRFQDGRTALHYLRKMAVGKSADPLWLGLAADAYEAIGQDDMAWRIRRQAWIDLHHNWAQGGLKGAEATDDEDDDNEENEQGLPSRNELQRQMVSLGQTFASGDVSRTLVIEMLRRDRAIVAARNASPSDPKSPSLLGDIPGLPKLEVKLPTALTERERRRQNAISAESREVALAWAMSSESNELARAWLARQYVQRFQRPAYAEISIALDNNDLNALDRILERQVGRVPVASRIEANRALDRLGAAQTLAFNAQDLARTDDVLQDTLQDALLFDAQAIEPRVTFMHQKPLEYFEYSLSGGARLWGGYALNLRGTWRDQRSTDPTQLVNVPSQDRRAELALNYRDSQKRYLIGVGRRDGLDNMTTARFLGDWNQDGRLTFTTLAGYNQQADESPYLRVGGAKDTFSLGAQYRLSLREFIGGRVQYDHFYGQDRTVLGHGMVYDIEAGYRIRTSYPDYTVRLVGTHANYSANGNTLSPRLQRLVPADDDETTSSFFMPRGFTQAGVVFDFGTELIDDYTKKFRPFAEVGLLRDTRAGQNFRARLGIAGRVFGNDHLSVYWSHETAARNGGTPLTEVGLRYRWLY encoded by the coding sequence ATGTCAAGCAACCCGTCGAAGTCCGTTGCGCCGGTTGAGCGCGAGCGGCTCCTGCCGCCCGCGCTCGTGCTGACCTTCACCGCGATGGTGGGGATCGGCCTCGGCCTCATGTTTCCGCGCGAGACCCTGCGCGAGCGTCTGCTCGGCCAGGGCCGCACCGTCGATGGCCTGACCGTCGCCTACCTCGAGGCATGGTCGCGCGTCGCGCCCAATGACGTGAGCTTCATGGGTGTGCTGGCGGAACAGTATGCGCGCAGCGGCCGGCTCGACGACGCCGAGAAACTCCTCGACCGCATGCAGTCCGTGCAGGGCATCGACGCCTCGGGCCCGATCCTGCGCACGCGCATCGACATTACGCTGCAGCGCGCCTACGCGGCACAGCCGGACACGCCCGAGCGGGCCGAGCACATGGCGCACATGAAGTCGCTGCTCGAGACCGCGACCGGGGACCGCATGCTGGCGCGGTGGTCGCTGGCGGAGCTGCAGGGACTGGCCACGCAGGCCAGCCAGGCCGGCATGACCGATTCGGCCGGCAAGCTGTATCGGGCGCTGGCCACACGCGATCCCGCGCATGCGGACTTCTACAACAAGCAACTGGCGGGCATTGCGCTCGGCAGCGGCGATTATCGCGAGTCCGCGCGCGCGCTGTTCGACGCGCAGGCCCGCGCAGCCAATCCGGACGAGCAGCGCAAGCTGTTCCTGCAGGCGCTGCAGACGCTGCAGTCGGGCAATCTTCTGGAAGAAGCGCTGATCGAGGCGGACCGCCGTGGCGGCAAGCTGCTCGGTGATCCGGATGTGCTCCGCTACCTGACCAAGCTCGCGCTCGCGGCGAACCGTCCCGATGTGGCGGCACGCTATGTGGAGCGGCTGCTCAAGCTGTCTTCGCTCGGAACGGGCCAGCATCTGGCCGACGGCACCGTGCTCGGGCCCGTGGCCGCGCCGGTAGCCGACGCCCATGTCGTAGGTTCGCACGTCGTGCCGATGGCGGCGGCCGTGCGTCGCGTCTCCGACGCCGAGCCGTGGCTTGCGCGCAATTTCGTCTACCTCGACGGGCCGCGCGGCGTTGCGCGCCGCGAGGCGATGGGCGAGGACTTCGGTATCCGCAAGGTGGCCGACGAGCGTCCGGCGCAGGCCCCCGCCGCCGCGCAAGCTCCCTCGCAAGCGCAGGCCCAGGCGCAGGCCAAGGCCGATGTGGCGACAGCCACCGCCGAAGGCAAGCCGTTCAATCCCGACGACTATGAACTCGCGTACCGCGTGTTCCTCGCCGCAGGCAATCTCGACCAGGCCATGCGCGTCGCCCAGACCGCGGTGCAGAAGCTGCCGGGCCAGATGGTATGGCGCGAACGGCTGGCGCAGGTCGCGGAATGGAACCGCCAGCCGACGATCGCATTGCAGAACTGGCTCGAGTACGCACAGGCGACCAACGAGGAACGCGCGTGGAACAACGTGTTGCGCCTCGCGCCCGGTCTGTCCGACGATCGCGCCTACCTGGCGGCGCTGCGTCACCGCGCGACGCGCGGCGATCTCAAGACTGTCGACGAAGTGGTGGCCGCGTACGAGCGCCTGGGCGAGCCCGAGGCCGCGATGGCCTTCCTCGACAGCCTGAGCAACGGCCCCCATGCGCGCGAGGTGATGGAGCGCAATGCCGAACTGGCCGAACGCGCCGGGCAGGACGACCGTGCGTTCGCGCTCTACGGTCAGCTCGAACGCCGCTTCGGCGCCAGTCCGCAGTACGCGGTCAAGCGCGCGAACATGCTGTACGTCAAGGGCCGGCTCTCGCAGGCCATGGACGCGATGCTGCCGGCGCGCGCAAAGGCGGGCCCGAAGGACACGTTGTACTGGCGCACGTTCACGGAGCTCGCCAAGCTGACGCAGCGCGACGAACTGCTGCGCGATGCCTATCGACAGATGCTGATCTCGGTGGGACAGCCGCAGGACGCCGAGTGCATGAAGATGCCGGCCGGCGCCGCGCGCAACGACTGCCTGTCCGAGGTACGTGACACCGAGGAGGCCGACTTCTCGAACCTGATCGCGTATTACGACAAGACGCCGATCGATGCGGGGCGGATCGCGGAGGCGGGCTGGAACAAGCATCACAAGATGTCGCAGCTCGAGCTCGCGGTCTACTACTACACGCGCGCTCATGCATGGATTCGCCTGGAGCGCCTGCTCTCGGGCCTGACGCCCGAAGAGCGCCGCGAGGCCAATCAGTCCGCGCGCTTCGTGATGCGCCGCGCCGAGTACTACCGGGCCACGGGCCAGCGCGACAAGTCGCTCGCCGACCTGCGCCACGCGGTGAGCCTGCCCGACGCGGACAGCGAGACGTATGCGGGCCTGCTATGGGCGCTCGTCGATATGGGCACCGACGACGAAGTGCGCGCCGTGATGGCGCGCCTGCGTAACGAGGCCGAGGACGATCCGAGCCTGTGGGGCGCGTATGCGGCCGGCTCGATGCGTTTCCAGGATGGCCGCACCGCGCTGCATTACCTGCGCAAGATGGCCGTCGGCAAGTCGGCCGATCCGCTGTGGCTGGGCCTGGCCGCCGATGCCTACGAGGCCATCGGCCAGGACGACATGGCGTGGCGTATTCGCCGTCAGGCGTGGATCGACCTCCATCACAACTGGGCGCAGGGCGGTCTGAAGGGCGCGGAAGCGACCGACGACGAAGACGACGACAACGAAGAGAACGAGCAGGGCCTGCCGTCGCGCAACGAACTGCAGCGGCAGATGGTGTCGCTGGGCCAGACGTTCGCGTCCGGCGATGTGTCGCGGACGCTCGTCATCGAGATGCTGCGCCGCGACCGCGCGATCGTGGCCGCGCGCAATGCCTCGCCCAGCGACCCGAAGTCGCCCTCGCTGCTCGGCGACATTCCGGGGCTGCCGAAGCTCGAGGTCAAGCTGCCGACGGCGCTGACCGAGCGCGAACGCCGCCGCCAGAATGCGATTTCGGCCGAAAGCCGCGAGGTGGCCCTGGCGTGGGCGATGTCGTCGGAGTCGAACGAACTCGCGCGCGCGTGGCTCGCGCGGCAATACGTGCAGCGCTTCCAGCGTCCGGCGTATGCCGAGATCTCGATCGCGCTGGACAACAACGACCTGAATGCGCTGGACCGTATTCTGGAGCGCCAGGTCGGCCGTGTGCCGGTCGCGAGCCGGATCGAGGCCAACCGCGCGCTGGATCGCCTCGGTGCCGCGCAGACGCTCGCGTTCAACGCGCAGGATCTGGCGCGCACGGACGATGTGCTGCAGGACACGCTGCAGGATGCGCTGCTGTTCGACGCGCAGGCCATCGAGCCGCGCGTGACGTTCATGCACCAGAAGCCGCTGGAATACTTCGAGTACAGCCTGTCCGGCGGCGCGCGCCTGTGGGGCGGATACGCGCTGAACCTGCGCGGAACCTGGCGCGACCAGCGCTCGACGGATCCGACGCAGCTGGTCAACGTGCCCTCGCAGGACCGCCGCGCCGAACTCGCGCTGAACTATCGCGACTCGCAGAAGCGTTACCTGATCGGCGTGGGTCGCCGCGATGGTCTCGACAACATGACCACCGCGCGCTTCCTCGGCGACTGGAACCAGGATGGCCGCCTGACGTTCACGACGCTGGCCGGCTACAACCAGCAGGCCGACGAATCGCCTTACCTGCGTGTGGGCGGTGCCAAGGATACGTTCAGCCTCGGCGCCCAGTATCGCCTGAGCCTGCGGGAGTTCATCGGCGGGCGCGTCCAGTACGATCATTTCTACGGTCAGGACCGTACCGTGCTCGGCCACGGCATGGTGTACGACATCGAGGCCGGCTATCGCATCCGGACCTCGTATCCCGATTACACGGTGCGCCTCGTCGGCACGCATGCGAACTACAGCGCCAACGGCAATACGCTGTCGCCGCGGCTGCAGCGTCTGGTGCCGGCCGATGACGACGAGACCACGTCGTCGTTCTTCATGCCGCGCGGCTTCACGCAGGCAGGCGTGGTGTTCGACTTCGGCACCGAGCTGATCGACGACTACACCAAGAAATTCCGTCCGTTCGCGGAAGTGGGCCTGTTGCGCGACACGCGCGCGGGCCAGAACTTCCGCGCGCGCCTCGGCATTGCCGGCAGGGTGTTCGGTAACGACCACCTGTCGGTGTACTGGTCGCATGAAACCGCCGCCCGCAATGGCGGCACGCCGCTGACCGAAGTTGGCCTGCGCTACCGCTGGCTCTATTGA
- a CDS encoding lipopolysaccharide N-acetylglucosaminyl transferase: MFKFAIGGTAAQIAALALLFRGVLGGTQTDTGLLLSFLGLQAIAALLLGFALYLLLPRRFRVPFGWTYAYLTLFSFFIPLGGTLICLGSLLFAKLFPGKYDATGIASVTLPEFVTHLIQRVTHGGGARLRAQLGNTRAPLPERMTALVAMQSMPARTSSPVLRELLADSTDDIRLLAYGMLDGAEKQLTQQILAELPRLESAESPQARGEINKRLADLYWELIYQNLVQGDVYRYTASQVERYASAALETQPDNASLWYMRGRLALTRNAPAESREWLERAESLGFPRDRVLPLLAEAAYLERDYAAVRKLMTAFDSPSPLPLVRPLLRYWQS, from the coding sequence ATGTTTAAGTTCGCCATCGGCGGCACCGCCGCCCAGATCGCCGCGCTAGCGCTGCTGTTCCGGGGCGTGCTGGGCGGCACGCAGACCGACACCGGTCTGCTGCTGTCGTTCCTCGGCCTGCAGGCCATCGCGGCGCTGCTGCTCGGCTTCGCGCTGTACCTGCTGCTGCCGCGCCGGTTTCGCGTGCCGTTCGGCTGGACGTATGCGTACCTCACGCTGTTCAGCTTCTTCATTCCGCTGGGTGGCACGCTCATCTGCCTGGGCAGCCTGCTGTTCGCCAAGCTGTTTCCCGGCAAGTACGATGCCACGGGCATCGCATCGGTGACGCTGCCCGAGTTCGTGACGCATCTGATCCAGCGCGTCACGCACGGCGGCGGGGCGCGGTTGCGCGCGCAGCTCGGCAACACGCGCGCGCCGCTGCCTGAGCGCATGACCGCGCTCGTGGCGATGCAGTCGATGCCCGCGCGTACCTCGAGCCCGGTCTTGCGCGAACTGCTGGCCGACAGCACCGACGATATCCGCCTGCTGGCCTACGGCATGCTCGATGGCGCCGAGAAGCAGCTGACGCAGCAGATCCTTGCCGAGCTGCCGCGCCTCGAGAGCGCGGAGAGCCCGCAGGCCCGCGGCGAAATCAACAAGCGTCTGGCCGACCTGTACTGGGAACTGATCTACCAGAACCTCGTGCAGGGCGACGTGTACCGGTACACGGCGAGCCAGGTCGAGCGCTACGCCAGCGCGGCGCTCGAAACGCAGCCCGACAACGCTTCGCTGTGGTACATGCGCGGCCGCCTGGCGCTTACGCGCAATGCGCCGGCCGAGTCGCGCGAATGGCTGGAGCGTGCCGAGTCGCTCGGCTTTCCGCGCGACCGCGTGCTGCCGCTGCTGGCGGAAGCCGCCTATCTCGAACGCGATTACGCCGCCGTCCGCAAGCTGATGACGGCATTCGACAGTCCTTCGCCGCTCCCGCTGGTGCGGCCCCTGCTGCGGTACTGGCAATCATGA
- a CDS encoding PelD GGDEF domain-containing protein: MANSTAKTRQGQGIGLGGRYARVLAPAVSGRAAVVELIVIMVVAMAITYAMLPQNPLLLGMGFPWAWLLPLILALRYGTLIGVGAVLMLLGGWFFFDNLHAGTDQFPRLFFLGGLLMVLVAGQFGDIWGTRLARARAVNRYLDERLAALTKNHYLLRISHARLENDLLARPTTLRDTLSQLRAVALEDIAKSHGSRGALMGAQPMLQVVAQACQVEAAALYAVDGETVATRASASIGPTFDLDIDDPLVRHCIDTRSLAHLRSTGLQQDAQTRYVAVAPVLAGSDHLIGVLVVERMPFLSLTYENLQLLMVLMGYYADGVEHAPATHSIQTLLPACPYPFALDYARLSRLRRETGIESSVVALVFDLDEARDALFEQVVRSRRALDVAWPVRSPSHRAMLTLMPLSDSAAVSAYLVRIEDMLRAQFGVDFATSHIAVHSLSVPAAGAEDALVRLLQRCQLGDGALTPASIETGQANV; encoded by the coding sequence GTGGCCAATTCCACGGCAAAGACCCGGCAGGGGCAGGGCATCGGGCTCGGCGGGCGCTATGCGCGCGTGCTGGCGCCCGCGGTGAGCGGCCGCGCCGCGGTGGTGGAACTCATCGTCATCATGGTGGTGGCGATGGCGATTACCTACGCGATGCTGCCGCAGAACCCGCTGCTGCTCGGCATGGGGTTCCCGTGGGCCTGGCTGCTGCCGCTGATTCTCGCGCTGCGCTACGGCACGCTGATCGGCGTGGGCGCCGTGCTGATGCTGCTCGGCGGCTGGTTCTTCTTCGACAACCTGCATGCGGGTACCGACCAGTTTCCGCGGCTGTTCTTCCTGGGCGGCCTGCTGATGGTGCTCGTGGCGGGACAGTTCGGCGATATCTGGGGCACGCGACTGGCCCGCGCACGCGCGGTCAATCGCTACCTCGATGAACGCCTCGCCGCGCTGACCAAGAACCACTATCTGCTGCGCATCTCGCATGCGCGGCTCGAGAACGATCTGCTGGCTCGCCCGACCACGCTGCGCGATACGCTGTCGCAGCTGCGCGCGGTGGCGCTGGAAGACATCGCGAAGTCGCACGGCTCGCGCGGCGCGCTCATGGGCGCGCAGCCGATGTTGCAGGTGGTGGCGCAGGCGTGCCAGGTCGAAGCGGCCGCGTTGTATGCGGTCGACGGCGAAACGGTGGCGACGCGCGCCTCGGCGAGCATCGGACCGACGTTCGATCTCGATATCGACGATCCGCTCGTGCGGCATTGCATCGACACGCGTTCGCTCGCGCATCTGCGTTCCACGGGTCTGCAGCAGGACGCGCAGACGCGTTACGTCGCCGTGGCGCCCGTGCTGGCCGGCTCGGACCATCTGATCGGCGTGCTCGTGGTCGAGCGCATGCCGTTCCTGTCGCTGACGTACGAAAACCTGCAGCTGCTGATGGTGCTGATGGGCTACTACGCCGACGGCGTCGAACACGCGCCGGCCACGCACAGCATCCAGACGCTGCTGCCCGCCTGTCCGTACCCGTTCGCGCTCGACTATGCGCGCCTCTCGCGCCTGCGTCGCGAGACCGGTATCGAGAGCTCGGTGGTCGCGCTCGTGTTCGACCTGGACGAAGCGCGCGATGCGCTGTTCGAGCAGGTCGTGCGGAGCCGCCGCGCGCTCGACGTGGCATGGCCCGTGCGCAGCCCGAGCCATCGCGCGATGCTGACGCTGATGCCGCTGTCGGACAGCGCGGCCGTGTCGGCCTACCTCGTGCGGATCGAGGACATGCTCCGCGCGCAGTTCGGCGTGGACTTCGCGACCTCGCATATCGCGGTGCATAGCCTTTCCGTGCCGGCCGCGGGTGCCGAGGATGCCCTCGTCCGCCTGCTCCAGCGCTGCCAGCTCGGCGACGGCGCGCTGACGCCCGCGAGCATCGAAACAGGCCAGGCCAATGTTTAA
- a CDS encoding bifunctional glycoside hydrolase 114/ polysaccharide deacetylase family protein: protein MALSAFGTGAAAQGTLDIAFHYGAKPPVDALQAFDAAVVEPDSGFDPRTANTPHTAWFAYVSVGEVLPSRGYFKDIPAGWLKGNNDAWQARVVDQAADGWAEFYVEKVIAPLWERGYRGFFLDTLDSYHLIAKTDAERARQEAGMVKVLRAVKARYPEAKLVFNRGFEILPQVHDLAYAVVFESLFRGWDQAGTRFTEVSDKDREWLLNQARIVREQYRLPVVSIDYCPPFDRKCARETARRISALGITPYVTDPGLQTIGIGRVEVMPRRVLVVQESESDVVIDDTAGVRFVSMPLNYLGYRVEFAETRDPLPEIGPDRYAGVVVWLNGNVTKDPGRFFSWVEKRIAQGVPVVFLNDFGAQVGGSLARMLSLKPVKGRVAGPVQIVSQDAMMGFETPVAPDRTEAISVQVPDMPGNAGGRSLLRLKSGTLTYDAAAIMPWGGYVMGPYAVRENTATNQDRWVVEPLKFLTEALRLPRMPVPDTTTESGRRLLTIHIDGDGFASKAEIPGGGYSGEVLFREVFDRYKLPMTMSVIEGEVGKSGMYPKLSPELEPIARKIFAQPYVEVASHTYSHPFEWTRTVQPQQSNARFTEGDDDYHLAIPGYRLSLDREIGGSIDYINRVLAPPGKPVKMLLWPGDCQAPPEALKLTERAGVLNMNGGDTMITRSNPSWTAIAPLGIHKAENTFQVFATNQNENIYTNLWHGPFYGFERVIETYELTDKPYRFKPVNIYYHSYSGTKAASLRALRKVYDYVLSQPLMPIHSTDYVRKVLDWQTMAVARELGDGTGDAPANGAWVVRGDGNLRNLRWTGEGKPDVAGARGVTGSSPAPGGGVYVQLSGGDARFNMAATPTTVVPEIAEANGLVRDWKREGGVTRFTFGGYFKPFFRLANAGQCSVTIDGKPVTGVRDRNTLRFDLPAVTDPINVKQPVEVRCAG, encoded by the coding sequence ATCGCGCTGTCCGCATTCGGGACCGGCGCAGCCGCGCAGGGTACGCTCGACATTGCATTCCACTATGGCGCCAAGCCGCCCGTGGATGCGCTACAGGCCTTCGATGCCGCGGTGGTCGAGCCGGATAGCGGGTTCGATCCGCGTACCGCCAACACGCCGCATACCGCGTGGTTCGCCTACGTGAGCGTCGGCGAGGTGCTGCCGAGCCGTGGCTATTTCAAGGACATTCCGGCTGGCTGGCTCAAGGGCAACAACGACGCCTGGCAGGCACGCGTGGTGGATCAGGCCGCCGACGGCTGGGCCGAGTTCTATGTGGAAAAGGTCATCGCGCCGTTGTGGGAGCGCGGCTACCGCGGCTTCTTCCTCGACACGCTCGATTCCTATCACCTGATCGCCAAGACCGACGCCGAGCGCGCGCGTCAGGAAGCGGGCATGGTCAAGGTGCTGCGCGCGGTCAAGGCACGCTATCCCGAAGCGAAGCTCGTGTTCAACCGCGGCTTCGAGATCCTGCCGCAGGTGCACGACCTCGCCTACGCGGTCGTGTTCGAATCGCTGTTCCGCGGCTGGGACCAGGCCGGTACGCGCTTTACCGAGGTCAGCGACAAGGACCGCGAGTGGCTGCTGAACCAGGCGCGTATCGTGCGCGAGCAGTATCGCCTGCCCGTGGTGTCCATCGACTATTGCCCGCCGTTCGACCGCAAGTGCGCGCGCGAGACGGCCCGCCGCATCTCCGCGCTCGGCATCACGCCCTATGTGACCGACCCCGGCCTGCAGACGATCGGTATCGGCCGCGTCGAGGTGATGCCGCGCCGCGTGCTCGTGGTGCAGGAGAGCGAGTCCGACGTGGTGATCGACGACACGGCCGGCGTGCGCTTCGTCTCGATGCCGCTGAACTACCTCGGCTACCGCGTGGAGTTTGCCGAGACGCGCGATCCGCTGCCGGAAATCGGACCCGACCGCTATGCGGGCGTGGTGGTCTGGCTCAACGGCAACGTGACCAAGGACCCCGGCCGCTTCTTCTCGTGGGTCGAGAAGCGCATCGCGCAAGGTGTGCCCGTGGTGTTCCTCAACGATTTCGGCGCGCAGGTGGGCGGTTCGCTCGCGCGCATGCTGAGCCTCAAGCCGGTGAAGGGCCGTGTGGCCGGCCCCGTGCAGATTGTGTCGCAGGACGCGATGATGGGCTTCGAGACGCCGGTGGCGCCGGACCGTACCGAGGCCATCTCGGTGCAGGTGCCCGACATGCCCGGTAACGCAGGCGGGCGCTCGCTGCTGCGCCTGAAGTCCGGCACGCTCACTTACGATGCCGCGGCCATCATGCCGTGGGGCGGGTATGTGATGGGCCCTTATGCGGTCCGCGAGAACACGGCCACGAACCAGGACCGCTGGGTCGTCGAGCCGCTGAAGTTCCTGACGGAAGCGCTGCGCCTGCCGCGCATGCCGGTGCCCGACACGACCACGGAGAGCGGCCGCCGCCTGCTGACCATCCATATCGACGGCGACGGCTTTGCGTCGAAGGCCGAGATTCCCGGCGGCGGCTATTCGGGCGAGGTGCTGTTCCGCGAGGTGTTCGACCGCTACAAGCTGCCGATGACCATGTCGGTGATCGAGGGCGAGGTGGGCAAGTCGGGCATGTATCCGAAGCTGTCGCCGGAACTCGAGCCGATCGCGCGCAAGATCTTCGCGCAGCCATACGTCGAGGTGGCGAGCCACACGTACTCCCATCCGTTCGAGTGGACGCGTACCGTGCAGCCGCAGCAGAGCAATGCTCGCTTTACCGAAGGCGACGACGACTATCACCTTGCGATCCCGGGCTACAGGCTGAGCCTCGACCGCGAGATCGGCGGATCGATCGACTATATCAACCGCGTGCTCGCGCCGCCGGGCAAGCCCGTGAAGATGCTGCTGTGGCCCGGCGACTGCCAGGCGCCGCCCGAGGCGCTGAAGCTGACCGAGCGTGCCGGCGTGCTGAACATGAACGGCGGCGACACGATGATCACGCGGAGCAATCCGTCGTGGACCGCGATCGCGCCGCTCGGCATCCACAAGGCCGAGAACACGTTCCAGGTGTTCGCGACGAACCAGAACGAGAATATCTACACGAACCTGTGGCATGGCCCGTTCTATGGCTTCGAGCGCGTGATCGAGACCTACGAGCTGACCGACAAGCCGTACCGGTTCAAGCCCGTGAACATCTACTACCACAGCTACTCGGGCACCAAGGCCGCGTCGCTGCGCGCGCTGCGCAAGGTCTACGACTACGTCCTCAGCCAGCCGCTGATGCCGATTCACTCGACCGACTACGTGCGCAAGGTGCTCGACTGGCAGACGATGGCGGTGGCGCGCGAACTCGGCGACGGCACGGGCGATGCGCCCGCGAACGGCGCGTGGGTCGTGCGCGGCGACGGCAACCTGCGCAATCTGCGCTGGACCGGCGAGGGCAAGCCCGACGTGGCCGGCGCGCGCGGCGTGACCGGCAGTTCGCCGGCGCCGGGTGGCGGCGTGTACGTCCAGCTGTCCGGCGGCGACGCGCGCTTCAACATGGCGGCGACGCCCACGACGGTCGTGCCGGAGATCGCCGAGGCGAACGGTCTCGTGCGCGACTGGAAGCGCGAGGGCGGTGTCACGCGCTTTACATTCGGCGGCTACTTCAAGCCCTTCTTCCGGCTCGCCAACGCCGGCCAATGCAGCGTGACGATCGATGGCAAGCCCGTGACGGGCGTGCGCGACCGCAATACGCTGCGTTTCGATCTTCCCGCGGTTACCGATCCAATCAATGTCAAGCAACCCGTCGAAGTCCGTTGCGCCGGTTGA